The genomic segment ACGCGGCCAGCGAGTCCTTCGCGCAGGTCGACTGGTCGCTGCCCAGCACGGAGTGGCCCGTGTTGGGGATCTCGACGACGGCGGCCCCCGGGATGCGCGCGGGCACCTGGGCGGCGTCCTCGAACGGCGTGCGCAGGTCCATCTGGCCGTCGAGCACGAGCGTCGGCACCTGCGGCAGCGGGCCGGGCGGCGCGGGCGCGGGGCTCTGGTCGGGCCAGCCGAGGCAGTAGGGGATCGGGCCGCCCTGCAGTGCGGCCTTCGGCGAGAACGGCCCGAGCTGGGCGCGCGGGATCTGGTTGGCGGCGGCGGTGACCTCCGTGGCGCGCTGCTCGGTGCTCGCCGTGCGCGTCCACGGGAAGGCGGCCTCCTCGCACGTCGTGGCCAGGAACAGCGCGTCGCTGTCGCCGCCGGCGCTCTGGAAGCCGGTGGTGAGGCCCTCGGAGCGCACGCTGAGGCGCAGCAGCGGCGCGGCGTCGCCGCGCAGCGCGGCGCGCATCGACCCGGGCAGCTCGGCGCGCAGCGTCGGGTTGAGGTCGCCCGCGAGCAGGATGTCGAGCAGGCCGGTCTGGTTCATCGAATAGGCCGCGCGCCGGCCCGAGGTGAGCACGATCCTGCCGCGCAGCGGGCTCTTGCGCAGCTTGGCGGCCATGCGGGTCAGGTCGCCGGTGACGTCGGGGGTGGCCCGGGCGCACGCGCGGTTGGCGCACAGCTCGCGCAACACCCGGGGCGCGGTGGACAGCGTGGAGCGCTGGAACGGGTCGGGCCCCTCGGGGAGCACGACGCTGTCGAGGATCAGGGCCGACACGTTGGCCGGGTGGGCCGCGGCGTAGGCCAGCGCCACCTTCGTGCCGTAGCTGACCCCGAAGAGCACGAGCTTGTCGTAGCCCCCGGCGACGCGCAGCGCCTCGATGTCCTCGACGGAGTCCGGCGTCTTG from the Baekduia soli genome contains:
- a CDS encoding alpha/beta fold hydrolase; the protein is MLLAAMLSLAALAGTSTAQAAIPWAPCATAGFECATVGVPLDRTGAVPGTISLAVSRVPAASNPNREAVVALAGGPGQAALPLAPDFATVLAPEIATRDLLVFDQRGTGLSGGLDCNALHQRSSLLSTAASCAAQLGPARGSYKTPDSVEDIEALRVAGGYDKLVLFGVSYGTKVALAYAAAHPANVSALILDSVVLPEGPDPFQRSTLSTAPRVLRELCANRACARATPDVTGDLTRMAAKLRKSPLRGRIVLTSGRRAAYSMNQTGLLDILLAGDLNPTLRAELPGSMRAALRGDAAPLLRLSVRSEGLTTGFQSAGGDSDALFLATTCEEAAFPWTRTASTEQRATEVTAAANQIPRAQLGPFSPKAALQGGPIPYCLGWPDQSPAPAPPGPLPQVPTLVLDGQMDLRTPFEDAAQVPARIPGAAVVEIPNTGHSVLGSDQSTCAKDSLAAFAAGQVPGACPATANPFRPTPRPPTRLSQIAAKGVVRKTIVTAAATVTDARRQIIGDALALGTAPRRVAGLRGGGATVTGSTFRLRSYQYVPGVVVSGTSDVDGNARLSVHGGGTAAGTLTITKNGAVTGRLGGKKVRFAVSAALRDRLPSLVRVLAQPRLGG